In Cryptomeria japonica unplaced genomic scaffold, Sugi_1.0 HiC_scaffold_489, whole genome shotgun sequence, a single genomic region encodes these proteins:
- the LOC131077423 gene encoding probable inositol oxygenase, with amino-acid sequence MEMPILPVHSHHCDEGGQELGFVVPESNAFGKDFRSYYTEGERKSVVEETYRKNHAYQTFESVQRMREKHLCFNKGEMGIWECAELLNDIVDESDPDLDVPQIEHLLQTAEAIRKDYPDQDWFHLTAFIHDLGKVLLHPKFGQSPQWAVVGDTFPVGCPFDKSIVHHQMFLNNPDTWDPKYNTGTGIYQEGCGFEKLFMSWGHDEYMYQVMKENKSTLPPQAYFIIHYHSFYVMHQEGAYMHFMNDLDRQMLPWLQEFNKYDLYSKSTVRTDVEKLKPYYQSLIHKYFPEKLRW; translated from the exons ATGGAGATGCCAATACTACCTGTGCATAGCCACCATTGCGATGAAGGAGGACAAGAGCTTGGCTTTGTGGTTCCTGAATCGAATGCATTTGGCAAAGATTTCAG GTCTTATTATACAGAAGGTGAACGGAAGTCAGTTGTTGAAGAGACTTACCGTAAAAATCATGCCTATCAGACATTTGAATCG GTGCAGAGAATGAGAGAAAAGCATCTGTGCTTCAATAAAGGAGAGATGGGTATCTGGGAATGCGCAGAGTTATTGAATGACATCGTGGATGAGAGTGACCCCGATCTGGATGTGCCTCAGATCGAGCACCTCCTGCAAACTGCAGAAGCCATTAGAAAAGATTATCCTGACCAAGACTGGTTTCATCTCACTGCCTTTATTCATG ACTTGGGCAAGGTTTTGCTTCATCCCAAATTTGGCCAGTCACCTCAATGGGCTGTGGTCG GCGATACATTTCCAGTCGGATGTCCATTCGATAAATCTATTGTACATCACCAG ATGTTCCTCAACAATCCGGACACTTGGGATCCCAAATACAATACTGGCACAGGAATCTATCAAGAGGGATGCGGATTTGAAAAGCTTTTTATGTCATGGGGACATGACGAGTACATGTATCAG gTGATGAAAGAAAACAAATCGACACTACCTCCACAGGCCTATTTCATAATACATTACCATTCATTCTATG TGATGCATCAAGAAGGTGCCTACATGCACTTCATGAATGATTTGGACCGCCAAATGCTTCCATGGTTGCAGGAGTTCAA CAAATATGATCTTTACAGCAAAAGTACAGTTCGTACTGATGTGGAGAAATTAAAACCGTATTATCAATCTCTCATTCACAAG TACTTTCCAGAGAAGTTGAGGTGGTAA